The genomic interval CCGGCCTCGGCCGCCACGGCGCGGATGTTGTTGCCGTAGTCGAAGACGACTGATCCGGAGGCCTGGAAGGCAAGCATGGCCCGCACGTGGTCGGCGATCGAGGCCTTGGCCAGGCGCACGTACTCGTCCGGGTCGCGGTCCCGGAGTGCCAGGGCTTCCGCCAGACCGATGCCACCCGGCACGTACCCGCCCAGCGGGTCGTGGGCGGAGGTCTGGTCGGTGACGACATCCGGACGCCAGCCGCGGCGGACCAGATCCGGCTCCACGTCGGCGGCGTTGGCGATCAGGCCGATGCTCCGCGCTTCGCCGGCGGCGCGCCACGCATCCACCTTCCGGATCGCTTCGTCCAGATCGGTAGTCAGCTCGTCCACGTAGCCGGCCTCTTTCCGCCGCTCGGCGCGCGCCGGGTCCACCTCCACGGCCAGCACCGCGCCCTCGTTCATCGTCACCGCCAGCGGCTGGGCGCCGCCCATTCCGCCCAGGCCCGCGGTCAGGGTGGCCGTCCCGCGCAGGGAGCCGCCGAACTGCTGTCGTGCGCACTCGGCGAACGTCTCGTATGTCCCCTGGATGATCCCCTGGGTCGCGATGTAGATCCACGACCCCGCGGTCATCTGCCCGTACATGGTCAGGCCTGCCCGTTCCAGCTCCCGGAACTTCTCCCACGTCGCCCAGTGGGGAACGAGCAGGGCGTTGACGATCAGGACGCGGGGAGCCTCAGGCGTGGTCCGAAAGACGCCGACCGGTTTGCCGCTCTGGACGAGGAGGGTCTCGTCATTTTCCAGCCGGCGCAGCTCGCGGACGATGGCATCGAACGCCTCCCAGCTGCGCGCCGCCCGTCCCGTGCCGCCGTACACGATGAGGTGGTCGGGGTCCTCGGCGACCTCCGGATCGAGGTTGTTCATCAGCATCCGGAGCGCCGCTTCCTGGCCCCAGCCCTTGCAGGAGATCTCGGTCCCCCGGGGTGCCCGCACCGGCCTCGGCCCCGCCTGCGTCTTCATCAGGGAATTGTCGCCCACCGCCAGACGACCTACGAGGTCGCCGACAGGAGGAACGCGAGGGCGAAACCGAGGACAGTGACCAGGCCGGCGAGGTCGCCGCTGTCCTCGAAGGCCTCGGGGATCATGGTGTCGACCAGCATGGTGATCAGCCCTCCCGCGGCAAACGCCTGGACGAACGGGATAGCGGGTCCGGCCTTGTTGAGGAACGCATATGC from Chloroflexota bacterium carries:
- the hutU gene encoding urocanate hydratase; translated protein: MKTQAGPRPVRAPRGTEISCKGWGQEAALRMLMNNLDPEVAEDPDHLIVYGGTGRAARSWEAFDAIVRELRRLENDETLLVQSGKPVGVFRTTPEAPRVLIVNALLVPHWATWEKFRELERAGLTMYGQMTAGSWIYIATQGIIQGTYETFAECARQQFGGSLRGTATLTAGLGGMGGAQPLAVTMNEGAVLAVEVDPARAERRKEAGYVDELTTDLDEAIRKVDAWRAAGEARSIGLIANAADVEPDLVRRGWRPDVVTDQTSAHDPLGGYVPGGIGLAEALALRDRDPDEYVRLAKASIADHVRAMLAFQASGSVVFDYGNNIRAVAAEAGVIDAFAFPGFVPAFIRPLFCEGKGPFRWAALSGDPNDILKTDAALAELFPDDASLHRWLRLAQEKVPFQGLPARICWLGYGERAKAGLRINDMVRSGELAAPIVIGRDHLDAGSVASPYRETEGMRDGSDAIADWPVLNALLNTAAGATWVSVHHGGGVGIGFSLHAGMVVVADGTDAAAARLDRVLTTDPGMGVVRHADAGYERALDVARERGVRIPMAEADKAE